The following coding sequences lie in one Arachis stenosperma cultivar V10309 chromosome 5, arast.V10309.gnm1.PFL2, whole genome shotgun sequence genomic window:
- the LOC130980677 gene encoding uncharacterized protein LOC130980677: MAICAKNAENRSKQLYTHTGGSKSLARHGEEESERQGRRVGRGELYLLTHKRSNGTYIHDTARVIGKRIEAIEQRDESSRLLSQNDSLAQALGKEHPGRMRGMGLGPTSSQVFGMNSHEPINDFEREETQRVLLELQEELAAEKLKRKAVEDEVAAEKTKRQAVEDEVAARNVRMQAMESALICLLQGQGRKLPSDVAAWMGALEGQNRK; encoded by the exons ATGGCGATTTGTGCAAAAAATGCTGAGAATCGATCAAAGCAGCTTTACACCCACACCGGCGGATCGAAAAGCTTGGCTAGGCACGGAGAAGAAGAG TCAGAACGACAAGGGAGGAGAGTTGGTAGAGGAGAATTGTATCTCTTAACGCACAAAAGATCTAATGGGACCTATATCCATGATACAGCTCGTGTTATCGGA AAAAGAATTGAGGCTATTGAGCAACGTGATGAATCCTCTAGACTGTTGTCTCAAAATGATTCGCTTGCTCAAGCTCTTGGAAAGGAGCACCCGGGTAGGATGCGTGGCATGGGGTTGGGGCCAACTTCTAGTCAAGTATTCGGTATGAATTCCCATGAGCCGATCAATGATTTTGAAAGGGAGGAAACTCAAAGGGTGCTACTTGAACTACAAGAAGAGTTGGCAGCAGAGAAATTGAAAAGGAAGGCAGTGGAGGATGAAGTAGCAGCCGAGAAGACGAAAAGACAGGCAGTGGAGGATGAAGTAGCAGCTAGAAATGTCAGGATGCAGGCAATGGAAAGTGCTTTGATATGTCTACTTCAAGGGCAAGGTAGGAAGCTGCCGTCAGACGTCGCTGCATGGATGGGTGCATTGGAGGGACAGAATAGAAAGTAG